The Klebsiella sp. RHBSTW-00484 genome includes a window with the following:
- a CDS encoding PTS sugar transporter subunit IIC, with amino-acid sequence MSSLYAKLITVIEQKITPMAGAIGQQKYVTSIRDGFITALPFMIVGSFLLVFIFPPFSPDTSWGFARAWLQFSLDHRDALMLPFNFSMGVMTLFIAVGIAASLAKHHNLDPLTAGMLSLMSFLLVAAPLKDGQISTAYFSGQGIFTAILVAIYSTELYAFLKRHNITIRLPPEVPAGVARSFEILIPVLAIVLTLHPLNLFIEAQLGMIIPEAIMSLVKPLVAASDTLPAILLSVLVCQVLWFAGIHGALIVTGIMNPFWMANLSINQAAMAAGTAIPHIYVQGFWDHYLLIGGVGSTLPLALMLMRSKAIHLRTIGRMGVVPGVFNINEPILFGAPIIMNPLFFLPFVLVPMINATLAYFALKLDLVSRVVSMTPWTTPAPIGASWAANWSFSPVIMCLICMATAMVMYLPFLKAYEKQLLEQEHANAVAQAEGAPQSA; translated from the coding sequence ATGAGCTCTCTGTACGCTAAGTTGATCACCGTGATTGAACAGAAGATCACCCCCATGGCGGGGGCGATCGGCCAGCAAAAATATGTCACCTCGATCCGCGACGGCTTTATTACCGCCCTGCCCTTTATGATCGTCGGCTCGTTTTTACTGGTATTTATATTCCCGCCGTTTTCACCGGATACCAGCTGGGGCTTTGCCCGCGCCTGGCTGCAATTTTCTCTCGATCATCGCGACGCGCTGATGCTGCCGTTTAACTTCAGCATGGGGGTGATGACGCTGTTTATCGCCGTCGGGATCGCCGCGAGCCTGGCGAAGCACCACAATCTGGACCCTCTAACCGCCGGGATGCTATCGCTGATGTCGTTTCTGTTGGTGGCCGCGCCGTTGAAAGATGGGCAGATCTCCACCGCCTATTTCTCCGGTCAGGGGATCTTCACCGCCATTCTGGTGGCGATTTACTCCACCGAGCTGTACGCCTTCCTCAAGCGTCACAACATTACCATTCGTCTGCCGCCGGAAGTGCCGGCTGGCGTGGCGCGCTCGTTTGAAATCCTGATCCCGGTGTTGGCGATCGTGCTGACGCTGCATCCGCTGAACCTGTTTATCGAAGCTCAGCTGGGGATGATCATTCCGGAAGCGATCATGTCGCTGGTAAAACCGCTGGTGGCGGCCTCCGATACCTTACCAGCGATCCTGCTGTCGGTACTGGTGTGCCAGGTATTGTGGTTTGCCGGGATCCACGGAGCGCTGATCGTTACCGGGATTATGAACCCGTTCTGGATGGCCAACCTGTCGATCAACCAGGCGGCGATGGCCGCAGGGACGGCGATCCCGCATATCTACGTGCAAGGTTTCTGGGATCACTATCTGCTGATTGGCGGCGTTGGTTCCACGCTGCCGCTGGCGCTGATGCTGATGCGCAGCAAGGCTATTCATCTGCGTACTATTGGCCGTATGGGCGTGGTGCCGGGCGTATTTAACATCAACGAACCGATTCTGTTCGGCGCGCCAATCATTATGAATCCGCTGTTCTTCCTGCCGTTTGTGCTGGTACCGATGATCAACGCAACGCTGGCGTACTTCGCGCTGAAGCTGGACCTGGTGAGCCGCGTGGTGTCGATGACGCCGTGGACGACTCCGGCCCCTATCGGTGCCTCCTGGGCGGCGAACTGGAGCTTTAGCCCGGTGATCATGTGCCTGATTTGTATGGCGACAGCGATGGTGATGTATCTGCCGTTCCTCAAAGCCTACGAAAAACAGCTGCTGGAGCAAGAACACGCTAACGCCGTTGCGCAGGCCGAAGGCGCGCCGCAATCCGCATAA
- a CDS encoding PTS sugar transporter subunit IIB, with amino-acid sequence MKKIMLCCSAGMSTSLLVKKMVAEAEQRRLPVEINAFGVAEFDQQVGHYQVVLLGPQVKYMQKDLQKQADKYGIRVEPINMMDYGMQKGGAVLDFALSLIDNKN; translated from the coding sequence ATGAAAAAGATAATGTTGTGTTGTTCTGCGGGCATGTCCACCAGCCTGCTGGTGAAAAAAATGGTCGCCGAAGCCGAGCAGCGCAGGCTGCCGGTAGAGATCAATGCCTTTGGCGTCGCGGAATTCGATCAGCAGGTCGGTCATTACCAGGTGGTACTGCTGGGACCGCAGGTGAAATACATGCAGAAAGACCTGCAAAAACAGGCCGATAAATACGGGATCCGCGTGGAACCCATCAACATGATGGACTACGGCATGCAAAAAGGCGGTGCCGTACTGGATTTCGCGCTTTCCCTTATTGATAACAAAAACTAA
- a CDS encoding PTS sugar transporter subunit IIC, giving the protein MNIQLMNVVVDIIEQRLAPLANVLTRNNHITAMRDSFALAMPFVIVGSLLVPILFPPVSIDGASAFGQFYLQLRPILLPTFELTIGLVALIVAFGASASLAKQYRLPERLCGLTGCLAFLLFIGFRDNGATNIFLGGMGIFTALISSTYSIEIIRFFYKKGWCIRLPEEVPVMTRNGFQLLIPLLVVMLSISVINALLLQSTGRILPELISEAVRPLVVASDTLTAVLISLFICNLLWFVGIHGALIITGIMNPFWMTYLFENQQALAAGSATLPHIYLQGFWDFYLLIGGIGSTLPLVFMAMRSRSRQLKSVGKIGLLPSLFNINEPILFGFPIIMNPVFLLPFIFVPLINACIAWYLTQLGILDRAVAMLPWSMPSPLGAAWSANGSWKNLCMCLFAIFNAWMLYRPFFKVYERQLADAER; this is encoded by the coding sequence ATGAACATTCAGTTGATGAATGTTGTCGTCGATATTATCGAACAGCGGCTGGCACCGCTGGCCAACGTTCTGACGCGCAATAACCACATTACGGCGATGCGCGACAGCTTTGCGCTGGCGATGCCGTTTGTGATTGTCGGAAGTTTGCTGGTGCCAATTTTGTTTCCGCCCGTTTCCATCGATGGCGCATCGGCTTTCGGCCAGTTCTATCTCCAGCTGCGGCCCATTCTGCTGCCGACCTTCGAACTCACCATCGGGCTGGTGGCGCTGATTGTGGCCTTTGGCGCCAGCGCCAGCCTCGCCAAGCAGTACCGGTTGCCGGAGCGGCTCTGCGGGCTAACCGGCTGTCTGGCGTTTTTGCTGTTTATCGGCTTTCGCGATAACGGGGCGACCAATATTTTTCTCGGCGGGATGGGGATTTTTACCGCGCTGATTTCAAGCACCTACTCGATTGAAATTATCCGTTTTTTCTACAAGAAAGGCTGGTGTATCCGTCTGCCGGAAGAAGTGCCGGTGATGACCCGCAATGGTTTTCAACTGCTGATCCCGTTGCTGGTGGTGATGCTCTCTATCAGCGTTATCAATGCGTTACTGTTGCAAAGCACCGGACGCATTTTACCAGAGCTGATTAGCGAAGCGGTACGCCCGCTGGTGGTGGCCTCCGATACGCTAACTGCGGTATTAATCTCGTTATTTATCTGTAATTTACTTTGGTTTGTCGGGATTCACGGCGCGCTGATTATCACCGGGATTATGAACCCGTTCTGGATGACCTATCTGTTTGAAAACCAGCAGGCGCTGGCCGCCGGTTCCGCCACTCTGCCGCATATCTACCTCCAGGGATTCTGGGATTTTTACTTGCTGATTGGTGGTATCGGCTCCACCCTGCCGCTGGTCTTTATGGCGATGCGTAGTCGTTCGCGGCAGTTGAAAAGCGTTGGTAAAATCGGCCTGTTACCCTCGTTGTTCAACATCAACGAGCCGATATTATTTGGCTTCCCCATCATCATGAACCCGGTTTTCCTGCTGCCGTTTATCTTTGTACCGCTGATAAATGCCTGTATCGCCTGGTATTTAACTCAGCTGGGAATTCTCGATCGGGCGGTGGCGATGCTGCCGTGGTCGATGCCGTCGCCGCTCGGTGCGGCCTGGTCAGCCAACGGTAGCTGGAAAAATTTATGTATGTGCCTGTTCGCTATTTTTAACGCGTGGATGCTCTATCGTCCGTTCTTCAAAGTCTACGAGCGCCAGCTCGCCGACGCCGAACGCTAA
- a CDS encoding maltoporin, producing MIRLNHSIPLSLLALVVMSDCASAEQKYDFMLHGYIRSGILANSDGNRADSVGLMPDGKWRLGNEEDTKIELIPTVTLTSDTGVVAKIQANITHQSKCTSDWNCQDDDGHDVQFREGFAELSNLDFAPEMTFWAGKRYSSSNTSSHQFDWEYIQYNGTGGGFDNMDLGFARFDAGVYAFSPTDETKAYPVDKGDQGYPDDYSLNLWLKKIGGTGFDLELIGHHMNRNEKHPTSAEKGYGVTGVYNFDSFYGLTGGYSRVVFQYGRGLAAGDSLGKNGWGWANLEDTQSWRVVLDNMASLGDWEISTFAYYQKDKNYRWWTEDADGWGRSSWVAGIRPYQQITKNFAMQYELGYEYLDDKNYKGVDGKGKGGLTKVTIAPTLTFDSGFWTRPQLRFFVTYAKWDKGVSDALDGNYDWSTNTISAGGYSRSGDTDTLNFGVQAEVWF from the coding sequence ATGATCAGGCTAAATCATTCAATACCTCTGTCTTTACTCGCCCTCGTGGTCATGAGCGACTGCGCGAGCGCCGAGCAGAAATACGATTTTATGCTCCATGGCTATATCCGTTCGGGGATCCTCGCTAACTCTGATGGCAACCGCGCCGACTCCGTTGGCCTGATGCCGGACGGCAAATGGCGTTTGGGCAACGAAGAGGACACCAAGATCGAACTGATCCCGACGGTGACGTTAACCTCGGATACCGGCGTGGTGGCTAAGATTCAAGCCAACATCACCCACCAGTCAAAATGTACCTCTGACTGGAACTGTCAGGATGATGACGGGCATGATGTTCAGTTCCGCGAAGGCTTTGCCGAGCTGTCGAACCTCGACTTCGCCCCGGAAATGACCTTCTGGGCCGGTAAGCGCTACAGCAGTTCCAACACCTCCAGCCACCAGTTTGACTGGGAGTACATTCAGTACAACGGTACCGGCGGCGGCTTCGATAACATGGATCTCGGCTTCGCCCGCTTCGACGCCGGGGTTTACGCCTTCTCGCCAACCGACGAAACCAAAGCTTATCCCGTTGATAAAGGCGATCAGGGCTATCCGGATGACTACTCGCTCAACCTGTGGCTGAAAAAGATTGGTGGCACGGGCTTCGATCTGGAGCTGATTGGTCACCATATGAACCGCAATGAGAAGCACCCGACCTCGGCGGAAAAGGGCTACGGCGTGACCGGGGTCTACAACTTTGACAGTTTTTACGGCCTGACCGGCGGCTACTCTCGCGTGGTCTTCCAGTACGGGCGCGGCCTGGCGGCAGGGGATTCGCTGGGTAAAAACGGCTGGGGTTGGGCTAACCTCGAAGACACCCAGTCCTGGCGCGTGGTGCTGGACAACATGGCTTCCCTGGGCGACTGGGAAATATCGACTTTCGCTTATTACCAGAAAGACAAGAACTACCGCTGGTGGACGGAAGATGCCGACGGCTGGGGACGCTCCAGCTGGGTGGCCGGGATCCGTCCGTACCAGCAGATCACCAAAAACTTCGCCATGCAGTATGAGCTGGGCTACGAATATCTCGACGACAAAAACTACAAAGGTGTGGACGGCAAAGGCAAAGGCGGTCTGACCAAAGTGACCATCGCGCCGACCCTGACCTTTGACTCCGGCTTCTGGACCCGCCCACAGCTGCGCTTCTTCGTCACCTACGCCAAATGGGATAAAGGGGTGTCTGACGCGCTGGACGGCAACTACGACTGGAGCACTAACACCATTTCCGCAGGTGGCTACTCGCGCAGCGGCGACACCGACACGCTGAACTTTGGCGTGCAGGCTGAAGTCTGGTTCTAA
- a CDS encoding CBM35 domain-containing protein, translated as MKPVKKLMLVALLSALGSAGAMAAEQSHFEHFITRDGATLKDGDKVFRFAGIHAPELHRIEDDARGTCKADSRGWGQYFRWPTADEQENWIKAQVQTGAKAQRVYVLSVQQEFDQACGRETHILAPESADGMPRLNEKAMRVYDNMIAEADKQGLRLILPFIDHWWWWGGREQLAAFYHEKPEDFYRTDSKTFKAYLDVIRQVITRTNSVTGRPYYDEKAIMAWETGNELEDTNAAFLQQTAAWIKKWAPHQLVIDGTYKKINAFALNDPNVDIVSNHYYTNADNNHPDQVKKDLTATAGKKVYMVGEFGLLDAQQLNAIMQSIVHSDVNGAQAAGGLIWGFRGHRHEGGFYWHKESTGHYSYHLPGFPVEGKANQEIDVVDLVRTAAAQMSGQEKAPPLLKPDAPKLRATDSPFAINWLGAAVGRTYDVERADSAKGPWKVVGRDISDGVNEWNPLTMDLFRDDYRSLQLGNTYYYRAIAKNESGSSVPSNVISVKHTQQNQAPVVTLVDKLTTTQDQGVQLTASWRDDALPDRNVKVGWSNGSNAQAHFCATDKAETRAWFSAPGEYDLTFTADDGLLKSSKTVKVTVTQAVGKAPADYCRFGGGVFNVIQGKIEAAKSEKDALTLGDDGFLGPFANDGDKVSWQVAAPWAGKYQLRVTFNGKWGGKKNSFIVNGGAPIAVEFPQTDEQGQQLLVPVELKAGDNRVDFGKFAGDWGYMFIKSIEVVAE; from the coding sequence ATCAAGCCGGTAAAAAAATTAATGCTCGTGGCGCTGCTTTCGGCGCTGGGAAGCGCAGGGGCGATGGCCGCAGAGCAGTCGCACTTTGAACACTTTATTACCCGCGACGGCGCAACGCTAAAAGACGGCGACAAGGTCTTCCGCTTTGCGGGTATCCACGCGCCGGAGCTGCACCGTATTGAAGACGATGCGCGCGGTACCTGCAAAGCCGACTCGCGCGGCTGGGGGCAATATTTTCGCTGGCCGACGGCGGACGAACAGGAAAACTGGATTAAGGCGCAGGTGCAAACCGGAGCCAAAGCGCAGCGAGTGTATGTGCTCTCGGTGCAGCAGGAGTTTGACCAGGCCTGCGGTCGCGAAACCCATATCTTGGCTCCGGAAAGCGCCGACGGCATGCCGCGCCTCAACGAAAAGGCGATGCGGGTTTACGACAATATGATCGCCGAGGCGGACAAACAGGGACTGCGCCTGATCCTGCCGTTTATCGATCACTGGTGGTGGTGGGGTGGCCGCGAGCAGCTGGCGGCGTTCTATCATGAAAAGCCGGAGGATTTTTATCGGACCGACAGCAAAACCTTCAAGGCCTATCTTGACGTGATTCGCCAGGTGATCACCCGCACCAACAGCGTGACCGGTCGCCCGTATTATGACGAAAAAGCGATTATGGCCTGGGAGACCGGCAACGAGCTGGAGGACACCAATGCCGCATTCCTCCAGCAGACCGCCGCGTGGATCAAAAAGTGGGCGCCGCATCAGCTGGTGATTGACGGCACCTACAAGAAAATTAATGCGTTTGCGCTTAACGATCCGAACGTCGATATCGTCAGCAACCACTACTACACCAATGCCGACAACAACCATCCCGATCAGGTGAAAAAAGATCTGACGGCGACTGCGGGCAAGAAAGTGTACATGGTGGGCGAATTTGGCCTGCTGGACGCGCAGCAGCTCAACGCCATTATGCAGTCGATCGTGCATAGCGACGTCAACGGCGCGCAGGCGGCAGGCGGACTGATTTGGGGCTTCCGTGGCCATCGTCACGAGGGGGGGTTCTACTGGCATAAAGAGTCCACTGGTCACTACAGCTACCACTTGCCGGGCTTCCCGGTAGAGGGTAAAGCCAACCAGGAAATAGACGTGGTCGACCTGGTGCGGACCGCGGCGGCGCAGATGAGCGGGCAGGAGAAAGCGCCGCCGCTGCTGAAGCCGGACGCGCCGAAACTGCGGGCGACGGATTCGCCGTTTGCCATCAACTGGCTGGGGGCGGCGGTAGGACGCACTTATGACGTGGAGCGCGCTGATTCGGCAAAAGGGCCGTGGAAAGTGGTGGGGCGCGATATTTCCGATGGCGTTAACGAGTGGAATCCGCTGACGATGGATCTGTTCCGCGATGACTATCGCAGTCTGCAACTGGGGAATACGTATTATTACCGCGCCATCGCCAAAAACGAGAGCGGTAGTTCGGTGCCTTCGAACGTGATTAGCGTCAAGCACACCCAGCAGAATCAGGCTCCGGTGGTAACGCTGGTCGATAAGCTCACCACGACTCAGGATCAGGGCGTGCAATTAACCGCGAGCTGGCGCGATGATGCGTTACCGGACCGTAACGTGAAGGTGGGCTGGAGCAACGGCAGCAACGCGCAGGCCCATTTTTGTGCCACGGATAAAGCCGAAACCCGCGCCTGGTTTAGCGCGCCCGGTGAATATGACCTGACCTTTACAGCCGATGACGGCCTGCTGAAAAGCAGCAAAACCGTTAAGGTGACGGTGACGCAAGCCGTTGGTAAAGCGCCTGCCGATTACTGCCGCTTTGGCGGTGGGGTGTTTAACGTTATCCAGGGCAAGATTGAGGCGGCTAAAAGCGAGAAAGATGCGCTGACGTTGGGCGACGATGGCTTCCTCGGACCGTTCGCCAACGATGGCGATAAGGTGAGCTGGCAGGTTGCGGCGCCGTGGGCTGGAAAGTATCAGCTGCGGGTGACGTTCAACGGCAAATGGGGTGGTAAGAAAAACTCGTTTATCGTTAACGGCGGTGCGCCAATCGCGGTGGAATTCCCGCAGACCGATGAGCAGGGCCAGCAGCTGCTGGTGCCCGTTGAGCTGAAGGCCGGTGATAACCGTGTCGACTTCGGTAAATTCGCCGGTGACTGGGGCTATATGTTTATCAAGTCAATTGAAGTGGTTGCAGAGTAG
- a CDS encoding glycoside hydrolase family 1 protein, which produces MTRYQFPEGFFWGAAASGPQTEGISNKPHRSIWDSWFAEQPERFYQQIGPQTVCDTYHQYPQDVALMKQTGFNSFRTSIQWSRLIDDFETGAPNADAVRFYNDYLDEMIENGIEPMINLYHFDMPEVLQKQYGGFESAHVTDLFARFARTAFELFGHKVKYWITFNEPIVPVEGGYLYDFHYPCKKDGKLAAQVAFNIMLAHAKAVREFRTLALKSEIGVVLNLTPSYTRNDSAEDKKAAWYADLFFNRSFLDPLVKHQFPKELCEILVVHDCLPVVTKADVELISSSHVDFLGVNYYVPRRVKARESDYALDYFTPEFYFENYVNPEGRFNPYRDNNEILPQAIYDIAANIRDNYGNIKWFLAEIGIAMDIESEGEPGEDGVIDDSFRISLMEEHLVQLHRAIADGANCFGVHQWTFIDNWSWINSFKRRYGFWRLNLQTGERQIKRNTLWFAELAASNGFSSDK; this is translated from the coding sequence ATGACCCGGTATCAGTTTCCGGAAGGCTTTTTTTGGGGCGCGGCGGCATCAGGCCCGCAAACGGAGGGCATAAGCAACAAGCCGCACCGTTCGATTTGGGATAGCTGGTTTGCCGAGCAGCCGGAGCGTTTTTATCAGCAGATTGGGCCGCAAACCGTCTGCGACACTTATCATCAATATCCGCAGGACGTGGCGTTGATGAAGCAGACCGGCTTCAACTCCTTTCGGACATCGATTCAATGGTCGCGGCTCATTGACGACTTCGAAACCGGCGCGCCCAATGCGGACGCGGTGCGTTTCTATAACGATTACCTGGATGAAATGATTGAAAACGGCATTGAGCCGATGATCAACCTCTATCATTTCGACATGCCGGAAGTCCTGCAAAAGCAGTACGGCGGCTTTGAGTCGGCGCATGTGACGGATCTTTTCGCTCGTTTCGCCCGCACCGCTTTTGAGCTATTTGGCCACAAGGTTAAATACTGGATTACCTTCAACGAGCCGATTGTGCCGGTTGAGGGCGGCTATCTGTATGACTTCCACTATCCGTGTAAAAAAGACGGCAAGCTGGCGGCGCAGGTGGCTTTCAACATTATGCTGGCCCACGCCAAAGCGGTCCGCGAGTTTCGCACATTGGCGCTGAAAAGCGAGATTGGCGTGGTGCTGAACCTGACGCCGTCCTATACCCGCAACGACAGCGCGGAGGACAAAAAGGCGGCGTGGTATGCGGATCTGTTTTTTAACCGCAGCTTCCTCGACCCGCTGGTGAAGCATCAGTTCCCGAAAGAGCTGTGCGAAATTCTGGTCGTTCACGATTGCCTGCCGGTGGTGACGAAAGCCGATGTTGAGCTCATTTCCAGCTCGCACGTCGATTTTCTCGGCGTCAACTACTACGTGCCGCGGCGGGTGAAGGCGCGCGAAAGCGACTATGCGCTGGACTATTTCACGCCGGAGTTTTACTTCGAAAACTACGTGAATCCAGAAGGGCGCTTTAACCCGTATCGCGATAATAATGAAATTCTGCCGCAGGCGATTTACGACATTGCCGCCAATATTCGCGATAACTACGGCAATATAAAGTGGTTCCTCGCCGAGATTGGTATCGCGATGGATATTGAGTCGGAAGGCGAGCCGGGTGAAGACGGAGTGATTGATGATTCGTTCCGTATCAGCCTGATGGAGGAGCATCTAGTGCAGCTGCATCGCGCCATTGCCGACGGTGCCAACTGCTTTGGCGTGCACCAGTGGACCTTTATCGATAACTGGTCGTGGATTAACTCGTTCAAGCGGCGCTATGGTTTCTGGCGGCTCAACCTGCAAACCGGAGAGCGGCAGATAAAACGCAACACGCTGTGGTTTGCCGAACTGGCGGCCAGCAACGGCTTCAGTTCTGATAAATAG
- a CDS encoding alpha/beta hydrolase → MTRLPLAATITLLLSSQVAFAALPTFSVWPGGEAPGAKNSPASESLVERSKDPSLPDRAVTGIRAPQITVYTPEKPNGIALLVTPGGSYQRVVLDKEGSDLAPVFNAQGYTLFVMTYRMPGDGHAEGSDAPLADAQRALRSLRARAAEWHIDPQKIGIMGFSAGGHVAASLETRYDEQVYSAVDTIDQQSARPDFVVLGYPVISMDPAIAHPGSRKALIGDAPTAEQQRRYSPEQNVASVTPPTFILHAVDDPSVPVDNALVMFNALRAHNVPTELHLFAEGKHGFGIRGAKGLPAAEWPQLAMNWIASLPEMKK, encoded by the coding sequence ATGACGCGTTTACCTCTGGCGGCGACTATCACTCTGCTTTTATCTTCTCAGGTCGCCTTCGCGGCTCTGCCCACTTTTTCTGTCTGGCCCGGCGGTGAAGCGCCCGGGGCGAAAAACAGCCCTGCAAGCGAGTCACTTGTGGAGCGTAGCAAAGACCCCTCTTTGCCCGACCGTGCGGTAACCGGTATTCGCGCCCCACAAATCACCGTTTATACGCCGGAGAAACCCAACGGTATTGCGCTGCTGGTGACGCCGGGCGGTTCTTATCAACGGGTGGTGCTGGATAAAGAGGGCAGCGATCTCGCCCCGGTATTTAACGCGCAGGGCTATACCCTGTTTGTGATGACCTACCGGATGCCGGGGGATGGTCATGCGGAAGGCAGCGATGCGCCGCTTGCCGATGCGCAGCGTGCGCTACGTAGCCTGCGGGCGCGTGCCGCTGAGTGGCATATTGACCCACAGAAAATCGGCATCATGGGTTTTTCTGCCGGGGGGCATGTGGCCGCCAGCCTGGAGACCCGCTACGATGAGCAGGTTTACAGCGCTGTGGATACTATCGACCAGCAGAGCGCGCGACCAGACTTTGTGGTACTCGGCTATCCGGTGATTTCTATGGATCCGGCAATCGCCCACCCCGGTTCGCGTAAAGCGCTGATTGGCGATGCGCCAACGGCGGAGCAGCAGCGTCGTTATTCACCGGAGCAAAACGTGGCTTCCGTGACGCCGCCAACCTTTATTCTGCACGCGGTAGACGATCCTTCGGTACCGGTGGATAACGCGCTGGTGATGTTCAACGCTCTGCGCGCTCATAACGTGCCGACGGAGCTGCATCTGTTCGCTGAGGGCAAGCACGGGTTTGGGATTCGTGGAGCTAAAGGCCTGCCCGCTGCCGAATGGCCGCAGCTGGCAATGAACTGGATTGCCTCGCTGCCGGAGATGAAAAAGTAG
- the flhA gene encoding formate hydrogenlyase transcriptional activator FlhA, with translation MSYTPMGDLGQQGLFDITRILLQQPDLAALSETLTRLVQQSALADRAAIILWQAGNHRAVRHACDDTGHPVSYEDETVLANGPVRRLLSRPDALHCDSTTFAETWPQLAKSGLYPAFGYYCLLPLAAEGRIFGGCEFIRDDNRPWTEKEYQRLHTFTQIIAVVTEQIQSRVSNNVDYDLLCHERDNFRILVAITNAVLSRLDIDELVSEVAKEIHRYFRIDAISVVLRSNRKGKLNIYSTHYLDASHPVHDQSEVDEAGTLTERVFKSKEMLLLNLHEHDPLAPYEKMLFEMWDNKIQTLCLLPLMSGNTLLGVLKLAQCDEKVFTTTNLKLLRQIAERVSIAVDNALAYREIQRLKERLVDENLALTEQLNNVESEFGEIIGRSEAMNSVLKQVEMVAHSDSTVLILGETGTGKELIARAIHNLSGRNGRRMVKMNCAAMPAGLLESDLFGHERGAFTGASAQRIGRFELADKSSLFLDEVGDMPVELQPKLLRVLQEQEFERLGSNKLIHTDVRLIAATNRDLKQMVADREFRSDLYYRLNVFPIHLPPLRERPDDIPLLVKAFTFKIARRLGRNIDSIPAETLRTLSRMEWPGNVRELENVIERAVLLTRGSVLQLSLPEMSIEQEPLAAEVLPEDGEDEYQLIIRVLKESNGVVAGPKGAAQRLGLKRTTLLSRMKRLGINKDDLL, from the coding sequence ATGTCGTATACACCGATGGGCGATCTTGGGCAGCAGGGTCTGTTCGATATCACCCGTATTTTATTACAGCAGCCGGACCTGGCCGCGCTGAGCGAAACGCTGACCCGCCTGGTGCAGCAGTCTGCGCTCGCCGACCGGGCAGCAATTATTCTGTGGCAAGCGGGTAACCATCGCGCAGTCCGCCACGCCTGCGATGACACAGGCCATCCGGTCAGTTACGAAGATGAGACCGTCCTCGCTAACGGCCCGGTACGACGCCTGCTGTCGCGCCCGGACGCGCTGCATTGCGATAGCACCACTTTCGCCGAAACCTGGCCACAGCTCGCCAAAAGCGGACTCTATCCCGCTTTTGGCTACTACTGCCTTCTGCCGCTGGCGGCAGAAGGCCGCATCTTCGGCGGCTGCGAGTTTATTCGCGACGACAACCGTCCGTGGACAGAAAAAGAGTACCAGCGGCTGCATACCTTTACGCAAATCATCGCCGTGGTGACCGAGCAGATCCAAAGCCGGGTCAGCAATAACGTTGACTACGACCTGCTGTGCCACGAGCGCGATAATTTCCGTATTCTGGTGGCGATCACCAACGCCGTACTCTCGCGGCTGGATATCGACGAGCTGGTCAGCGAAGTGGCAAAAGAGATCCACCGCTACTTCCGCATTGACGCCATCAGCGTGGTGCTGCGCAGCAACCGCAAGGGCAAGCTCAATATCTATTCCACCCACTATCTCGACGCCAGCCATCCGGTGCACGATCAAAGCGAAGTGGACGAGGCCGGCACCCTGACCGAGCGGGTGTTCAAAAGCAAAGAGATGCTGCTGCTTAACCTGCATGAGCACGACCCGCTGGCGCCGTACGAAAAAATGCTCTTCGAGATGTGGGATAACAAAATTCAGACCCTGTGCCTGCTGCCGTTGATGTCCGGCAATACCCTGCTTGGCGTGCTGAAGCTGGCGCAGTGCGATGAAAAGGTTTTCACCACCACCAACCTTAAGCTGCTGCGGCAAATCGCCGAGCGCGTGTCGATTGCAGTCGATAATGCCCTCGCCTATCGCGAAATTCAGCGTCTGAAGGAGCGACTGGTCGATGAAAACCTCGCGCTGACCGAACAGCTCAATAACGTTGAAAGCGAGTTTGGCGAAATCATCGGACGCAGCGAAGCGATGAACAGCGTGCTCAAGCAGGTCGAAATGGTGGCGCACAGCGACAGCACGGTGCTGATCCTCGGCGAAACCGGCACCGGAAAAGAACTGATTGCCCGCGCCATTCATAACCTGAGCGGGCGCAACGGTCGCCGGATGGTCAAAATGAACTGCGCAGCCATGCCCGCCGGACTGCTGGAAAGTGACCTCTTTGGTCACGAACGCGGAGCCTTTACCGGCGCCAGCGCCCAGCGCATCGGCCGCTTCGAACTCGCGGATAAAAGCTCGCTGTTCCTTGATGAAGTGGGCGATATGCCGGTGGAGCTTCAGCCGAAGCTGCTGCGCGTGTTGCAGGAGCAGGAGTTCGAGCGCCTCGGCAGCAATAAGTTGATTCACACCGACGTGCGGCTGATCGCCGCGACCAACCGCGATCTTAAGCAGATGGTCGCCGATCGCGAATTCCGTAGCGATCTCTACTACCGCCTGAACGTCTTCCCGATCCACCTGCCGCCGCTGCGCGAGCGCCCGGACGATATCCCGCTGCTGGTAAAAGCTTTCACCTTTAAAATCGCCCGTCGTCTGGGACGCAATATCGACAGCATTCCGGCAGAAACCCTGCGCACCCTCAGCCGCATGGAGTGGCCGGGAAACGTGCGCGAACTGGAGAACGTGATTGAGCGTGCGGTGCTGCTGACCCGCGGCAGCGTGCTGCAACTATCATTACCAGAAATGAGTATCGAGCAGGAGCCGCTGGCGGCAGAAGTACTGCCGGAAGACGGCGAAGATGAATACCAGCTGATTATTCGGGTACTGAAAGAGAGCAACGGTGTGGTCGCCGGACCGAAAGGCGCGGCTCAGCGCCTGGGGCTAAAGCGCACAACATTGCTTTCAAGAATGAAACGGCTGGGCATCAACAAAGACGATCTGCTATAA